The sequence below is a genomic window from Haloferax mediterranei ATCC 33500.
GCGCCCCGAGGCCGTCGTCGACTCTGATGCAGAACTCCGGGCGGTCGGCGCGCTCCTCGCCTACGCGGAGTACGCACAGGGCGATTCGAAACTGGAGTACGTGACTCGGGTGACGCGCTTCGACCCCCGTGAGTTCCTCCAACTCGACGCGACGGCCATCCAGAGCCTCGAACTGTTCGACTCGCGGAGCACCCGCGCCGGAAGCACGCTCTTTTCGGTCCTCGACGAGACGGCCTGCGCACTGGGTCGCCGCCGACTCGAAGCGTGGCTTCGTCGCCCGCTCGTAGACCGCGAGGCCATCGAGGCGCGACTGGACGCGGTGGACGCCCTCTGCGACGACGCGCTCTCGCGGGCCGACCTTCGAGACCACCTCTCGTCGGTCTACGACCTCGAACGTCTGGTCGCCCGGGTCTCGCGCGAGCGAGCGAACGCCCGCGACCTTCGCTCCCTGAAGACGACGCTCGACCGCGTTCCCGAAATTCGCGAAAGTCTCGCAGAGACCGACTCCGCGCTCCTCTCCAAACTCCGTGACTCGCTAGACGAACTCGAATGTGTTCGCGACCTCGTCGGTCGCGCAATCGTCACCGACCCGCCGCAGGAGATTACCGAAGGCGGCGTCATCGCCGACGGGTTCAATGCCGAACTCGACGACCTCCGCGGCACCGCCGAAGACGGCCGCGAGTGGGTTTCGAACCTCGAAGTACAGGAGCGCGAACGAACCGGCATCGACTCCCTCGAAGTCGGCTACAATCAGGTCCACGGCTACTACATCGAGGTGACGAATCCGAATCTCGACCGCGTGCCCGACGACTACGTCCGCCGCCAGACGCTGAAGAACTCCGAGCGCTTCTACACGCCCGAATTGAAGGAGCGCGAAGACGAGATTCTCCGGGCCGCCGACCGGGCCGACGCCCTCGAATACGACCTCTTCTGCGAGGTTCGCGCCGACGTGGCCACGGAATCGGAGCGCATCCAAGCCGTCGCGGACGTGTTGGCCGACCTCGATGTGTTGCGCACCCTCGCCGACGTGGCCGTCGCCAACGACTACGCCCGGCCGGAGTTCCACGGCGGTAGTGCTGGTGGCGGCGAGAACACGTCGAACGCGAAGTTCGACGGAGAAGGCATCGAGATCGACGCCGGAAGACACCCTGTCGTCGAGCGCGCCCAAGGCGAGTTCGTCCCAAATCCGGCGTCGATTCCACAGGGCGGCGTTGCGCTCATCACTGGACCGAATATGTCCGGCAAGTCGACGTACATGCGGCAGGTGGCGCTCGTCTGCATCCTCGCCCAGATGGGGAGTTTCGTCCCCGCCGATGCGGCCCGGTTGCCGGTCGTTGACCGCGTGTTCACCCGCATCGGTGCCTCTGACGACATCGCGGGTGGCCAATCGACGTTCATGCGCGAGATGAGCGAGTTGACCGAGATTCTCCACAACGCCACCGACGACTCGCTCGTCCTCCTCGACGAGGTCGGCCGCGGCACCTCGACGGCCGACGGGTTGGCTATCGCCCGCGCCGCAACCGAGTTCGTCCACGACGAAGTCGGCGCGATGACACTCTTCGCCACACACTATCACGACCTGACCGACGCCGCCGCCGACCGCGACGGCGTGTTCAACCTCCACTTCACCGCCACCCAGCGCGACGGCGAGGTCACCTTCCTCCACAGCGTCGCCGACGGTCCCTCGTCGTCCTCGTACGGGGTCGAAGTGGCTCATCTGGCGGGCGTCCCCTCGACCGTGGTCGACCGTGCGCGGAACCTCGTGGAAGAAGACGTATCTAACGAGGCCGAAATGAACACGGTCGGTGCTGCCGCGAATGGAAAAGCCGGAGCAACCGACCATACCGAAACAGCCGGAGACGGGACGCTTGCGGCGTACGTCGATGGACTGGAGAACGGCCACAGCGAGGGAGAAACTCGTGACGTGGCGAAATCGAATGCCGAGCCGGCTCCCGAACTCGAAGTCGTCGCCGACCGACTCCGCGAGGCTGATTTGGTTGATACCACCCCACTGGAGGCGCTCAACCTCCTCTCGGAACTCAAAGGCCACCTCGAATGATTCACCGACTCGACCCACAGACCCGCTCGAAAATCGCCGCCGGAGAGGTCGCTACCCGACCCGCGAGCGTCGTGGTCGAACTGGTCGAAAACGCCCTCGACGCGGGTGCTGGAACCGTCGAAATCGAGGTCGGAGGTGACGGAACCGACCGAATTCGCGTTGCTGACGACGGCCACGGAATGTCCGAATCGGACGCCGAACTCGCCGTCGAGCACCACACGACGAGCAAATTGACGGAGGCTGACGACATCGAAACCGTCGAGACGCTCGGCTTCCGGGGCGAAGCCCTCCCGAGCATCGCCGCGGTCTCCCGCCTCGAACTGACGACCAACACCGGCGGACCGCGAGGAACGCGAGTCGTGGTCGAAGACGACGAAACAACTGTCTCGCCCGCGGGCCGCGCGAAAGGGACGACCGTCGAAGTCACCGACCTCTTCGCCGACCGCCCGGCCCGGAAAAAGGCGCTCGCCTCGCCGAAAGCAGAATTTGCCCGCATCTCGGCGGTCGTCACGCGGTACGCGCTGACCCGTCCGGACGTTCGGTTCGTCCTTCGGCACGACGGGCACGAAACCCTCACCACGCCCGGAACGGGCCGGTTCGCGGACGTGATGCTCGCAGTCTACGGACGCGATGCGGCGAGCCACGCGTCCACTTTCGACTCGGTGCGCGAGGTAAAAGCGGGCGGCGAGACGGCTACCGTCGAAATCGACGGGCTACTGTGCTACCCGGACGTGACGCGCTCTCGCCGGGACCACGTCCACGTCTCGGTGAACGGCCGTGCTCTCGCCGAGCCACGAATCAGGCGGGCGGTTGTCGAGGGCTATGGAACGCTGCTCCCGGACGGCCGCGAGCCAGTTGGCGTCGTTCGCGTCAACCTCCCTCCCGAATGGGTCGACCACAACGTCCACCCCGCGAAGGACGAAGTGGGCTTCAGGGACGCAGACGCGGTGGCCGAGGCCGTCGAATCGAGCGTCCGCGACGCGCTCTCGACCGCCGACCTCCGGCGGAGCGGCGAGTTGGCGATGGACCTCGACAGTTCGCTCGAACCGGTCTCTGCCGAGTCGGTCTTCGACGAGATTCGCGTCATCGGTCGCTTCCGTGAGTTGTACCTGCTCTGTGAGGCCGACGACGACCTGCTCGTCGTGGACCAACACGCCGCCCACGAACGCATCAACTACGAACGACTCCGTGAGGCCGTCGAAACCGCGGGAATCGACTCTGTCGCGGTCGACCCACCAGCGACCGTCTCGCTCTCGTCGACCGACGTAGCGCTCCTCGAAGCGAACCGGGGCGTTGTCGAGGCCCTCGGCTTCCGTATCGCCGAGTTCGGTGACGGAACATACCGCGTCGGGGCCGTGCCAGCACCGCTCGGACGGCCATTTAGCCCGGATGCGCTCACTGACGTGGTTGCCGATGTCGCAGCAGGCGATGTCTCCGACCCCCGCGACGAGTTGCTCAAAGACCTCGCGTGTCACCCGTCCATCAAAGCCGGTGACGACCTCACGGACGAGGACGCGACGCGGTTAGTCGAACGCCTCGGGTCGTGCGAGACGCCCTACGCCTGCCCGCACGGTCGGCCGACGGTCCTCTCCATCGACGAAGAGACGTTCGTCCGCGGCTTCGGCCGTCGGAGCGGCCGGCGCGGGTAGATTCGTTTTGTGTGCAGTCTGCTACCGAATGTTTGCTAACTAGTAGCAAGATGGTTGCGCATAGACACCACATATATACCAATTACTTACCAACTGAATACCACACGGTTGCTACAGCACCACAACCGGAGAGCAGCGACTACCAGTCTTTGCAGTCGATACAGACGTACTCGTCGCCGTCGAGCCACCGCTTTTCGACCGATTCGCCACATTGCGGGCACGGTGTCCCGTCAGGGTTCCAGCGGTAGGTTGCGAGTGTGTGTACGCTGTTCTCGGAGTCTGCTTCGGCGTCGCCTTTCGTGTCACTCCCCATGTCGGCAACGGTGTCGCTCTCGGAGTCCGCTTCGGCATCGTCCTCTCCGTCCGTGTCGGCAGTCGATAACTCGGTAGACTCCGTCTCTTCGTCGTCCTCAGCGAAGTAATCGTCAAGCGAGCGGTTCGGCATGGCTCTGAGTCGGTGGGCGCGGCCCTTATCGGTGCCGACAGTCGCCGACAGAGTGTTACTCCGCCACCACCGCCGCCGTGCGAAACCCACACAATCAATATCCCCGAATCCCGAGACTCGCCTATGGCAACACTCACGGATTTCGTCGTGGCGCTCATCCAGAGCGTCCTCGAACTTGTGGTGACGTTCGCCGATGTGGCGCTGAGCGACCCGCTTTCGACGATAAACTTCGTCTTCGGGAACCTGTTTATTCTCGCGTCGGTGGGCGCGTTCGCGTACCTCGTCCTCGGCGCACTCGGCGCGGAGATTGGCATCGGCGCTACTGCTCGGTCACGCAGTATGCCTCCGCAGCAAGAGTAATCGCTTCTTCGAGGTCGGGACCGATTGGTGACCCGACCACGATACCGTCCGCGTAGTCGCGCACTGCGGCCATCTGGTCGGCCACATCGTCGGGCGACCCGGCCATCGAGAAGGCGTCTATCATCGCCGGCGTGACGAGGCCGAACGCCTCGGAGAACGCCCCAGCCGAGATTTTTTCACCGATGTCGCTCGCACGCTCGGCGTCGATACCGTGTCTATCGAGGACCGGCGGGGCCGCTCCCGCAGTGATGAACGCGACCGGCGGCCGGGCAGCCTCGCGGGCCGCGTCCTCGTCTTCCGAGATGGAGACGCTTGCGTAGGCAGCGAGTGTAAACTCGCCACGTTCGTCGGGGCGGTCCTCGCGGCCGATATCGACTTGCTCGCGGGCCCACGCGAGGTCGTCAGGGTGAGAGCCGTTGAACAGCAAGCCATCGGCGTGCTTGCCCGCCATGCGACACATGTGCGGGCCTTCGCCGCCGACGTAGACCGGAATCTCGCCGGGCACGTCGAAGTTGAGTCCGGCGTCGTTGGCTTCGAAGGTACCGTCGTGAGAGACGCGCTTTCCGTTCCAGAGGTCCTGTGCGACTTTGAACGCCTCCAAGACGGAGCGGAGGCCGCGTTC
It includes:
- the mutS gene encoding DNA mismatch repair protein MutS; amino-acid sequence: MNSDAQREAVYGAPPEMLEVRDDLTPMLSQYADLCETHDDAVVLFQVGDFYEAFCGAAKAVARTCEVTLTKREDSTGTWPMAGIPIDNAAGYLERLLDAGYRVALAEQVEDASEASGLVDRAVTQLITPGTVVDEELLEAGRATYLGAVAKSSKNRSDDEYGIAVVDVSTGECLVTGADRALALEELERLAPAELVVGPNCDLPSLSFDPMQTPFEPEAFEPGAARETLSQYAPRPEAVVDSDAELRAVGALLAYAEYAQGDSKLEYVTRVTRFDPREFLQLDATAIQSLELFDSRSTRAGSTLFSVLDETACALGRRRLEAWLRRPLVDREAIEARLDAVDALCDDALSRADLRDHLSSVYDLERLVARVSRERANARDLRSLKTTLDRVPEIRESLAETDSALLSKLRDSLDELECVRDLVGRAIVTDPPQEITEGGVIADGFNAELDDLRGTAEDGREWVSNLEVQERERTGIDSLEVGYNQVHGYYIEVTNPNLDRVPDDYVRRQTLKNSERFYTPELKEREDEILRAADRADALEYDLFCEVRADVATESERIQAVADVLADLDVLRTLADVAVANDYARPEFHGGSAGGGENTSNAKFDGEGIEIDAGRHPVVERAQGEFVPNPASIPQGGVALITGPNMSGKSTYMRQVALVCILAQMGSFVPADAARLPVVDRVFTRIGASDDIAGGQSTFMREMSELTEILHNATDDSLVLLDEVGRGTSTADGLAIARAATEFVHDEVGAMTLFATHYHDLTDAAADRDGVFNLHFTATQRDGEVTFLHSVADGPSSSSYGVEVAHLAGVPSTVVDRARNLVEEDVSNEAEMNTVGAAANGKAGATDHTETAGDGTLAAYVDGLENGHSEGETRDVAKSNAEPAPELEVVADRLREADLVDTTPLEALNLLSELKGHLE
- the mutL gene encoding DNA mismatch repair endonuclease MutL, yielding MIHRLDPQTRSKIAAGEVATRPASVVVELVENALDAGAGTVEIEVGGDGTDRIRVADDGHGMSESDAELAVEHHTTSKLTEADDIETVETLGFRGEALPSIAAVSRLELTTNTGGPRGTRVVVEDDETTVSPAGRAKGTTVEVTDLFADRPARKKALASPKAEFARISAVVTRYALTRPDVRFVLRHDGHETLTTPGTGRFADVMLAVYGRDAASHASTFDSVREVKAGGETATVEIDGLLCYPDVTRSRRDHVHVSVNGRALAEPRIRRAVVEGYGTLLPDGREPVGVVRVNLPPEWVDHNVHPAKDEVGFRDADAVAEAVESSVRDALSTADLRRSGELAMDLDSSLEPVSAESVFDEIRVIGRFRELYLLCEADDDLLVVDQHAAHERINYERLREAVETAGIDSVAVDPPATVSLSSTDVALLEANRGVVEALGFRIAEFGDGTYRVGAVPAPLGRPFSPDALTDVVADVAAGDVSDPRDELLKDLACHPSIKAGDDLTDEDATRLVERLGSCETPYACPHGRPTVLSIDEETFVRGFGRRSGRRG
- a CDS encoding zinc ribbon domain-containing protein, translated to MPNRSLDDYFAEDDEETESTELSTADTDGEDDAEADSESDTVADMGSDTKGDAEADSENSVHTLATYRWNPDGTPCPQCGESVEKRWLDGDEYVCIDCKDW
- a CDS encoding 5,10-methylenetetrahydromethanopterin reductase → MLGLELTPEHPVADLVELGTQAEREGYDSLFVSCHYNNRDPFAVLARLAAETDDIRLGPGVANPYEMHPVTLAAKVATVAESSGGRGLLGIGPGDPSTLRNLGLEDERGLRSVLEAFKVAQDLWNGKRVSHDGTFEANDAGLNFDVPGEIPVYVGGEGPHMCRMAGKHADGLLFNGSHPDDLAWAREQVDIGREDRPDERGEFTLAAYASVSISEDEDAAREAARPPVAFITAGAAPPVLDRHGIDAERASDIGEKISAGAFSEAFGLVTPAMIDAFSMAGSPDDVADQMAAVRDYADGIVVGSPIGPDLEEAITLAAEAYCVTEQ